One segment of Myxococcota bacterium DNA contains the following:
- a CDS encoding UvrD-helicase domain-containing protein has translation MPAPEDIVRGLNAEQAEAVRHVEGPLLVLAGAGSGKTRMLTHRVAHLIASGAAYPHEILAVTFTNKAAREMRERVERILGGGTRGVWVSTFHSTCVRILRRDVSHLGYESNFAIYDSDDSLALVKRVLRLLDVDEKTWPPRGVRSSIDRLKNRGLLPADLANESSLQGRRMREIYQRYQTELRRANALDFGDLILLTARLFENHPAVLENYQRRWRFVLVDEYQDTNPIQYRLLRLLTAAHRNLCVVGDEDQSIYRFREADIRNILDFEKDFPGARVVRLEQNYRSTQPILSAASAVVANNLERKGKRLYTQRGGGELVRFFEAQDERGEAAFVVNELLRARDAGESLGTAAIFYRTHAQSRPLEEELLKYNLPYVVVGGTRFYDRAEVKDALAYLRALRNPADTESLLRIVNTPARGIGRATIERVLAAAEEAGTTFWDALVRGLGFLSAAAAKRVSEFVALMQDLGRTLSGDSVAQPLASLLERTGYLRALEAENTVEAEARLENLRELLAAVEEFERQNRDTREAGDEARDLVDLFLEQVTLLSEADAVDSASDRVPLMTVHVAKGLEFKRVFVVGLEEGIFPHFASLEDPAAIEEERRLCYVAMTRAMERLTLCNATLRRLHGSVRYNPPSRFLAEIPDELITGRRLRSTAARPVPSGPPRTESGPRIDYSDSQLSHDEVPELRPEQRVEHPIFGAGRIMEVVGAGDAAKATIRFDRAGVKVIKVKYGQLRLLA, from the coding sequence GTGCCGGCGCCGGAAGACATCGTTCGCGGTCTCAACGCGGAGCAGGCGGAGGCCGTGCGCCACGTCGAGGGGCCGCTGCTCGTGCTGGCGGGCGCGGGCTCCGGGAAGACGCGCATGCTCACGCACCGCGTGGCCCACCTGATCGCGAGCGGCGCCGCCTACCCGCACGAGATCCTGGCAGTCACTTTCACGAACAAGGCCGCGCGCGAGATGCGCGAGCGCGTCGAGCGCATCCTGGGCGGCGGCACGCGCGGCGTGTGGGTCTCGACCTTCCACTCGACCTGCGTCCGAATCCTGCGGCGCGACGTGTCGCACCTGGGCTACGAGTCGAACTTCGCGATCTACGACTCCGACGACTCACTCGCGCTGGTGAAGCGCGTGCTGCGGCTGCTCGACGTGGACGAGAAGACCTGGCCGCCGCGCGGCGTGCGTTCGTCGATCGACCGGCTGAAGAACCGCGGGCTCCTGCCCGCCGACCTGGCGAACGAGAGCTCGCTCCAGGGCCGGCGCATGCGCGAGATCTACCAGCGCTACCAGACCGAGCTGCGGCGCGCGAACGCGCTCGACTTCGGCGACCTGATCCTGCTCACCGCGCGGCTGTTCGAGAACCACCCGGCCGTGCTCGAGAACTACCAGCGGCGCTGGCGCTTCGTGCTGGTCGACGAGTACCAGGACACGAACCCCATCCAGTACCGCCTGCTGCGGCTCTTGACCGCGGCGCACCGCAACCTGTGCGTGGTCGGCGACGAGGACCAGTCGATCTACCGCTTCCGCGAGGCCGACATCCGCAACATCCTCGACTTCGAGAAGGACTTCCCCGGCGCGCGCGTGGTGCGGCTCGAGCAGAACTACCGCTCGACGCAGCCGATCCTCTCGGCCGCGAGCGCGGTGGTCGCGAACAACCTCGAGCGCAAGGGCAAGCGCCTGTACACGCAGCGCGGCGGCGGCGAGCTCGTGCGCTTCTTCGAGGCGCAGGACGAGCGCGGCGAGGCGGCGTTCGTGGTGAACGAGCTGTTGCGCGCGCGCGACGCCGGCGAGTCACTCGGCACGGCCGCGATCTTCTACCGCACCCACGCGCAGTCGCGGCCGCTCGAAGAGGAGCTCCTGAAATACAACCTGCCCTACGTCGTGGTCGGAGGCACGCGCTTCTACGACCGCGCCGAGGTGAAGGACGCCCTCGCGTACCTGCGCGCGCTGCGCAATCCGGCCGACACCGAGAGTCTCCTGCGCATCGTGAACACGCCGGCGCGCGGCATCGGCCGGGCCACGATCGAGCGCGTGCTGGCCGCCGCCGAGGAGGCGGGCACCACGTTCTGGGACGCGCTGGTGCGCGGGCTCGGCTTCCTGTCCGCGGCCGCGGCCAAGCGCGTCTCGGAGTTCGTGGCGCTGATGCAGGACCTGGGGCGCACGCTGTCGGGTGACTCGGTGGCCCAGCCGCTGGCGTCCTTGCTCGAGCGCACGGGCTACCTGCGCGCGCTCGAGGCCGAGAACACGGTCGAGGCCGAGGCGCGGCTCGAGAACCTGCGCGAGCTGCTCGCGGCGGTGGAGGAGTTCGAGCGCCAGAATCGCGACACGCGCGAGGCCGGCGACGAGGCGCGCGACCTGGTGGACCTGTTCCTCGAGCAGGTCACTCTGCTCTCCGAGGCCGACGCGGTCGACAGCGCGAGTGACCGCGTCCCGCTCATGACCGTGCACGTGGCCAAGGGACTCGAGTTCAAGCGCGTGTTCGTGGTGGGGCTCGAGGAGGGGATCTTCCCTCACTTCGCCTCGCTCGAGGACCCGGCCGCGATCGAAGAGGAGCGCCGGCTCTGCTACGTGGCCATGACCCGCGCCATGGAGCGACTCACGCTGTGCAACGCCACCCTGCGCCGGCTGCACGGCTCGGTGCGCTACAACCCGCCGAGCCGCTTCCTGGCGGAGATTCCCGACGAGCTGATCACCGGCCGGCGCTTGCGCAGCACCGCCGCCAGACCGGTGCCTTCCGGTCCTCCCCGGACCGAGTCAGGCCCGCGCATCGACTACAGCGATTCGCAGCTCTCGCACGACGAGGTGCCCGAGCTCAGGCCCGAGCAGCGGGTCGAGCACCCGATCTTCGGCGCCGGACGCATAATGGAGGTCGTGGGAGCGGGCGACGCCGCCAAGGCCACGATCCGCTTCGACCGG